A portion of the Clostridium gelidum genome contains these proteins:
- a CDS encoding polysaccharide deacetylase family protein — translation MKRNYIYNNNRRKNIKRARIIILFIAVALFVIVGRVVVAQKFSANKQAVQAVQAVDNNSVQSQDNDNQENDSSVDKESNTSVENVEYLEKYIQQQIKRQKPDGADGKKVAYLTFDDGPSETVTPQILDILKSENVNATFFLIGKYVDKDDASKNLVKREIAEGNAVGIHSYSHDYNYLFPNGNINLENCMSDFDKTDKALKNVLGQDFSSRAIRFPGGQMTWSNKDPQGAEAVDKALHEKDWHQIDWNALSGDAESGHKDAAQLTQEAIKTIGNREKALILMHDTYGKEETAKALPRIIEYLKKQGYEFKIIK, via the coding sequence ATGAAACGTAATTATATTTACAATAACAATAGAAGGAAAAATATTAAGAGAGCGAGGATTATTATATTATTTATTGCAGTTGCATTATTTGTAATTGTAGGACGAGTAGTAGTTGCTCAAAAGTTCTCAGCAAATAAGCAAGCTGTACAAGCTGTACAAGCTGTTGATAATAATTCGGTACAAAGTCAAGATAATGATAATCAAGAAAATGATAGCTCAGTAGATAAAGAAAGTAACACCAGTGTAGAGAATGTTGAATATTTGGAAAAATATATACAACAACAAATAAAAAGACAAAAGCCTGATGGTGCTGATGGTAAAAAAGTTGCTTATTTAACTTTTGATGACGGTCCATCAGAAACAGTAACGCCACAAATATTAGATATTCTTAAATCTGAAAATGTAAATGCAACTTTCTTTCTTATAGGAAAATATGTTGATAAAGATGATGCCAGTAAGAACTTAGTAAAGAGAGAAATAGCAGAAGGTAATGCAGTTGGTATTCACTCTTATTCACATGATTATAACTATTTATTTCCAAATGGAAATATAAATTTGGAAAATTGTATGTCTGATTTTGATAAAACAGATAAAGCTTTAAAAAATGTTTTGGGGCAAGATTTTTCGTCGCGTGCTATTAGATTCCCAGGAGGTCAAATGACATGGAGTAACAAGGATCCACAAGGGGCAGAGGCTGTGGACAAAGCTTTGCATGAAAAAGATTGGCATCAAATTGATTGGAATGCATTATCAGGAGATGCAGAAAGTGGACATAAAGATGCTGCACAATTAACTCAGGAGGCTATAAAAACTATAGGTAATAGAGAAAAGGCATTAATATTAATGCATGATACTTATGGAAAAGAAGAAACAGCAAAAGCTTTACCTAGAATAATAGAATATTTAAAAAAGCAAGGTTATGAATTTAAAATTATAAAGTAA